GAAGATCGCTTTCTACCGCATCCGCCGCGCCGAGGTCGAGGCCGCACGCCGCAAGTTCGTCGAGGAGGGGGGCAGCGAAGAGGATTTCGCACCGGCCGTGGACGGCGCCGAAGTACAGCTCAAGGAGTTGTTCAAGGAGTACCGCCATCGCCGCGACGAGTTCATCGCAAACCTCGAGGCCGAGAAGGAGAAGAACCTCCAGGTCAAGCTCGGGATCATCGAGGAGCTCAAGGAACTGGTCAATTCGGACGAGACGCTCAACCATACCTTCAATAAGTTCCGCGAATTGCAGCAGCGCTGGAAGGAGACCGGCATCGTGCCGCAGCAGAACGTCAAAGACCTGTGGGAGACCTACAACCTGCATGTCGAGAATTTCTACAGCTTCATCAAAATCAACAAGGAGCTGCGCGACCTCGACCTGAAGAAGAACTACGAGCAGAAGATCGCCCTCTGCGAGCAGGCCGAAGCGCTGGTGCTGGAGCCTTCGGTTGTGGAGGCGTTCCACAAGCTGCAGAAGCTGCATGACGAGTGGCGCGAGACGGGCCCCGTAGCCAATGAATATAAAGAGGTGCTCTGGGAGCGCTTCAAGGCGGCGTCGAGCCGTATCAACAAACAGCATCAGGAGCATTTCGAATCGCTCAAGGGCGAGCAGGTCAAAAACCTCGAACTCAAGACGGAGCTTTGTGCCGCCACCGAGGAGCTGGCCGCGCAGCCGCTCACGACCCGCAAGGAGTGGAACCGTGCGAGCGACCGCCTGCTGGAGATCCAGAAGACCTGGAAAACCATCGGCTTCGCACCCAAGAAGGACAACAACCGTATCTACGAGCGTTTCCGCACGGCATGCGACAAGTTCTTCGAGGCCAAGCGGCAGTTCTATGCCGGGGTGAAGGCCGAGATGGAGCACAACCTGCAGCTGAAGACCGAGATATGCGAGGCCGCCGAGTCGCTGATGAACAGCGAGGAGTGGAAGAAGGCCACGGACGAGCTGATCGCCCTGCAGGCCCGCTGGAAGGAGATCGGTGCCGTGTCGCGCCGTCATTCGGATGCGATCTGGAAGCGTTTCCGTGCCGCATGCGACAAGTTCTTCGAGCGCAAGGCTTCGCATTTTGCCAGTGTGGACGGCGAGCACGAGGAGAACCTCCGGCAGAAACTCGCCTTGCTCGATGAGATGGCCGCGGCCGACGTCAAGGCCGGCGGATACGACGTGATCCGCGAGTTCCAGCGCCGCTGGGGCGAGATCGGGTTCGTGCCCATCAAGCAGAAGGATGCCATCCAGAAGAAATACAAGGCCGCCGTCGATGCGCTGTTCAACACGCTGCGCGGTTCGGAGCGCGACCGTTCGATGAACCGTTTCCGCGAGAAGGTCTCGACGCTCAAATCGGCGGGCAGCAACCGCCTGCGTTCGGAGCGCGAGCGCCTTTACAATAAGGTGCGCCAGCTCGAACAGGAGATCGGCCTGCTGGAGAACAACATCGGTTTCTTCGCCAAGTCGAAGAACGCCGAGGCGCTCGTCGCCGATGTGAAGGCCAAGATCGACCGCGCCCGCGAAGAGATGGCCGCCGCGATCGAGAAGGTGAAGCTCATCGACCGCCAGGCACAGGAGGAGAACCAGGAGCACAACGAAAATAAATAGATATAGTCAGTAATGAAACTTTCCAAACCCAAGTACATATTTGTTACGGGCGGTGTCGCATCGTCGCTCGGCAAGGGTATTATTTCGGCCTCGATCGCCCGCCTGCTGCAGGCCCGAGGCTATTCGGTGACCATCCAGAAACTTGACCCCTACATCAACGTCGACCCCGGCACGCTGAACCCCTATGAACACGGCG
This Alistipes onderdonkii DNA region includes the following protein-coding sequences:
- a CDS encoding DUF349 domain-containing protein, which produces MTSEVPETEASAAAEAEPVVETPAAEEPETEKSVAGTPAAEVPVAEAPAAEEPVAEPEAAPRAKRARIKPVAEAVETESGEEAVPAGAEVDFADEEAALAAQDAGLELEGETAEEAAADQLAQEAPSAEDKFAGKGKEELVALFMRMLEEQPVQSIRRDVEALKIAFYRIRRAEVEAARRKFVEEGGSEEDFAPAVDGAEVQLKELFKEYRHRRDEFIANLEAEKEKNLQVKLGIIEELKELVNSDETLNHTFNKFRELQQRWKETGIVPQQNVKDLWETYNLHVENFYSFIKINKELRDLDLKKNYEQKIALCEQAEALVLEPSVVEAFHKLQKLHDEWRETGPVANEYKEVLWERFKAASSRINKQHQEHFESLKGEQVKNLELKTELCAATEELAAQPLTTRKEWNRASDRLLEIQKTWKTIGFAPKKDNNRIYERFRTACDKFFEAKRQFYAGVKAEMEHNLQLKTEICEAAESLMNSEEWKKATDELIALQARWKEIGAVSRRHSDAIWKRFRAACDKFFERKASHFASVDGEHEENLRQKLALLDEMAAADVKAGGYDVIREFQRRWGEIGFVPIKQKDAIQKKYKAAVDALFNTLRGSERDRSMNRFREKVSTLKSAGSNRLRSERERLYNKVRQLEQEIGLLENNIGFFAKSKNAEALVADVKAKIDRAREEMAAAIEKVKLIDRQAQEENQEHNENK